Within Paenibacillus sabinae T27, the genomic segment CCGCCGGGGCGAAAGGTTATTCGGTGTTCCTGACCACAGATCATGAAATGTCGCTGCGTTCCACTGATTTTATGCTGGAAAAGCGGGTTGACGGATTAATTCTGATCAGCCGGCTCCGGCAAAATGTCATCGATTACGTGAAATCATTTCAAATTCCGTATTTGATGGTCAACGGATCGACCGACGATCCCGAAGTCGTCCAGATCGTAAGCAAGGATGAAGAAGGAGGGGAGCGCGCCGCCTCCTATCTGTACCAGCTCGGGCATCGCCGGATCTTTGTGATCGCGGGTCCGCAGGAGCACCGAAGCCATAATTTACGCCTGCAGGGCTTTAGCGGCAGCATGGAGAAGCTGGGCAACAAGGAAGGGCTGTCTGTCGTGTTCTCGCCCGAATCCAGCTTTGATATGGGATACCGGGTGATGCTCGAGCATTGGGACTTGTTCATGCAGGGAGGCTTTACGTCTTTATTTGCAACGAACGACATGCTTGCTCTTGGGGCCATGAAGCTTCTGGCCGAACGGTCGGTCCCTGTGCCGGAGCAAATCGCCGTGATGGGCTTTGACGATATCGACTTTGCTTCCATGTATTCCCCTTCGCTTACAACGGTGAGGGTGGAGAAGGAAAAGATGGGACATGACGCCATATGGATGCTGGACCGGTTAATCCGGAATGAGGACGGTCTCCCAAAGCTGAACGAGTATGCCAGTGAGCTGATTATCCGCCAGTCTACCTAAATTATCCTTTACGATTCATGTAATCTCAGATAATACTGTTCAAATATTAAAAAATTAAAGTAATAACGGGAACATGGGAACGGTCTCATATTAAGGCTGCCCATCCCGGAAAGGGGCTTTACAGGCGCATGAGTTGGTATTTCAGAGCAATCGGTTTTCGAAAAATATTCGAGTTCCTGCTGCTTGTCGCTTTTGTCGTGTTCTTTGTCGGCCCGCTCTTGAATCTCGCCGTTCTTGCCTTCAGCAGCAAGTGGAATTATCCCGACCTGCTGCCGCGGCAGTGGTCTTTACAGTGGTGGCATTTCGTACTTCAGGAGGATGATATCGCCAAATCCATCGGGCTTTCGTTTCTGATCGCCGCGTTAGTCACGGCATTGTCCATCGTCATTTGCATCCCGGCCGCCTATGCTTTTGCAAGGATTCGATTTCCGCTGAGCCGTTTCTTTCTGTTCTCTTTTCTGCTTACGCACGCTTTTCCAAAAATGGGGCTGTATGTCTCGATTGCCGTCCTCTTTTATAAACTGGGGCTGATGAATACGCTGCTCGGCGTGGTCCTCGTTCATATGATTAATGTTCTGATGTTTATGACCTGGATTCCGACGGCAGCCTTCCGCAACGTTCACACGGCTCAGGAAGAATCGGCGAGAGATGTGGGCGCCACGCCGTTCCGCGTATTCTGCAGCATTACGCTGCCGATGGCGATGCCGGGTATTCTGGTCGCTTCCATCTTCACCTTTCTGAACTCTTTGGACGAGGCACAAGGCACTTTCCTGGTCGGAATTCCCGATTTCAAGACGATGCCGATCGTTATGTACTCGATCATCGCTGATTTTCCGAGCAGCGCCGGCGCCGTATTCTCAATCATTCTTACCGCTCCGACCATTATTCTGCTGTTAGCCGCCCAGCGTTTGGTCAGCGCGGATATTATGGCCAGCGGTTTCCAAGTTAAGTAACTTAGTCCCGGGACAATAACCGGATCAATTTCCGGATCACGGAGGAATGTCATGAGTGTACAGCTTTCGATTCGCAATTTGACCAAACGTTACAAGACAGGAGAAGGCGTAACCGGTATTTCGCTCGATGTGAAGAAAGGTGAATTGGTCACCCTGCTTGGCCCTTCCGGCTGCGGCAAAACGACGGTGCTGAGAAGCATCGGCGGCTTTCTTGAGCCCGATTCGGGCGAGATTATGATCGCAAGCAAAAGCGTGATAAAGCTCCCGCCGGAGAAACGGCCGACCTCGATGGTCTTTCAGGGGTACAATCTGTGGCCGCATATGTCCATTTATGACAATCTGGCCTTTGGGCTCAAGATTCGCAAGACGCCCAAGGCGGAAATCAAGAAAGCCGTCGAGGACGCGCTTCGGCTGGTGCGGCTGCCCGGTGTGGAGAAGAAATTCCCCAGCCAGCTGTCGGGCGGGCAGCAGCAGCGGATTGCCGTTGCCAGATCCCTTTTGCTGAAGCCAGAGGTACTGCTGCTCGACGAGCCTTTCTCCGCGCTTGACGCCAAGCTTCGCCACGAGATGAGAGAAGAG encodes:
- a CDS encoding LacI family DNA-binding transcriptional regulator — its product is MGYNIKEIAALAGVSKSTVSRVISGSGYASQEARERVMKVIETLQYKPSAVARAMVSQRTHNIGVIIFREQQPIVSHPLYGKIVDAILMAAGAKGYSVFLTTDHEMSLRSTDFMLEKRVDGLILISRLRQNVIDYVKSFQIPYLMVNGSTDDPEVVQIVSKDEEGGERAASYLYQLGHRRIFVIAGPQEHRSHNLRLQGFSGSMEKLGNKEGLSVVFSPESSFDMGYRVMLEHWDLFMQGGFTSLFATNDMLALGAMKLLAERSVPVPEQIAVMGFDDIDFASMYSPSLTTVRVEKEKMGHDAIWMLDRLIRNEDGLPKLNEYASELIIRQST
- a CDS encoding ABC transporter ATP-binding protein, which encodes MSVQLSIRNLTKRYKTGEGVTGISLDVKKGELVTLLGPSGCGKTTVLRSIGGFLEPDSGEIMIASKSVIKLPPEKRPTSMVFQGYNLWPHMSIYDNLAFGLKIRKTPKAEIKKAVEDALRLVRLPGVEKKFPSQLSGGQQQRIAVARSLLLKPEVLLLDEPFSALDAKLRHEMREELREIQTETGLTMVFVTHDQEEALSLSDRIIVMNQGNIEQIAAPQDIYDSPDTLFVAQFIGKMNFLEGVVEEDKLRVGGLVFPNTKRLAGSVVIAVRPEDVMIGPDSGERDGLYGTIKQVMVLGHYAEVSVELDGYGPIRAFQPRDSVKELRVGQRVTVAFAKVIAYPNK
- a CDS encoding ABC transporter permease; the encoded protein is MSWYFRAIGFRKIFEFLLLVAFVVFFVGPLLNLAVLAFSSKWNYPDLLPRQWSLQWWHFVLQEDDIAKSIGLSFLIAALVTALSIVICIPAAYAFARIRFPLSRFFLFSFLLTHAFPKMGLYVSIAVLFYKLGLMNTLLGVVLVHMINVLMFMTWIPTAAFRNVHTAQEESARDVGATPFRVFCSITLPMAMPGILVASIFTFLNSLDEAQGTFLVGIPDFKTMPIVMYSIIADFPSSAGAVFSIILTAPTIILLLAAQRLVSADIMASGFQVK